Proteins found in one Diorhabda sublineata isolate icDioSubl1.1 chromosome 9, icDioSubl1.1, whole genome shotgun sequence genomic segment:
- the LOC130449045 gene encoding AP-2 complex subunit mu, with protein MIGGLFVYNHKGEVLISRVYRDDIGRNAVDAFRVNVIHARQQVRSPVTNIARTSFFHIKRANIWIAAVTKQNVNAAMVFEFLLKIIEVMQSYFGKISEENIKNNFVLIYELLDEILDFGYPQNTDTGVLKTFITQQGIKSATKEEQAQITSQVTGQIGWRREGIKYRRNELFLDVLEYVNLLMSPQGQVLSAHVAGKVVMKSYLSGMPECKFGINDKIVMEAKGKGSLGTTTDSDPARSGKPVVVIDDCQFHQCVKLSKFETEHSISFIPPDGEFELMRYRTTKDISLPFRVIPLVREVGRTKMEVKVVLKSNFKPSLLGQKIEVKIPTPLNTSGVQLICLKGKAKYKASENAIVWKIKRMAGMKETQLSAEIELLETDTKKKWTRPPISMNFEVPFAPSGFKVRYLKVFEPKLNYSDHDVIKWVRYIGRSGLYETRC; from the exons ATGATTGGTGGGTTATTTGTATATAATCACAAAGGTGAGGTACTCATTTCTAGAGTATACCGAGATGATATTGGGAGAAATGCAGTTGATGCTTTTAGAGTTAACGTAATTCATGCCAGACAGCAAGTTAGATCGCCTGTCACCAATATTGCCAGaacctcattttttcatataaaa AGAGCAAATATATGGATAGCTGCTGTAACCAAACAAAATGTTAATGCCGCCATGGTATTTGAATTCctattgaaaataatcgaaGTTATGCAatcttattttggaaaaatttctgAAGAAAACATTAAGAACAACTTTGTTTTAATCTATGAATTATTAGATG aaatactAGATTTTGGTTATCCCCAAAATACCGATACGGGTGTACTGAAAACATTCATCACTCAACAAGGTATAAAATCTGCGACAAAAGAAGAACAAGCACAAATTACATCGCAAGTTACAGGACAGATTGGATGGAGAAGGGAAGGCATCAAATATCGTAGAAACGAATTATTTTTGGACGTTTTGGAATATGTTAATTTATTAATGTCTCCTCAAG gacAAGTTCTATCTGCTCATGTAGCAGGTAAAGTGGTAATGAAATCTTATCTTTCTGGTATGCCTGAATGTAAATTTGGTATAAACGATAAGATTGTTATGGAAGCCAAAGGGAAAGGTAGTTTGG GAACTACTACAGATTCGGACCCTGCTCGTTCTGGAAAACCAGTTGTTGTAATAGACGATTGCCAATTTCATCAGTGCGTTAAATTGAGCAAATTTGAAACAGAACATTCCATTAGTTTTATACCACCCGATGGAGAATTTGAACTCATGAg ataTAGAACAACCAAAGACATATCTCTTCCATTCCGTGTTATCCCATTGGTGCGTGAAGTCGGTAGAACTAAAATGGAAGTTAAAGTGGTACTAAAGAGCAACTTCAAACCATCGTTACTAGGTCAAAAGATTGAAGTTAAAATTCCAACCCCTTTGAATACATCCGGGGTCCAACTAATCTGTTTAAAAGGAAAGGCTAAGTATAAAGCTTCAGAAAACGCTATAGTATGGaa gATTAAACGTATGGCTGGTATGAAGGAAACTCAATTGTCCGCTGAAATAGAACTACTGGAAACTGATACTAAGAAAAAATGGACTCGTCCGCCGATTTCCATGAACTTCGAAGTCCCTTTCGCTCCTTCCGGTTTCAAAGTTCGATATCTGAAAGTATTTGAACCTAAACTGAATTATTCTGATCATGATGTTATTAAATGGGTTAGGTACATTGGAAGGAGTGGATTATATGAGACCAGATGTTga
- the LOC130449046 gene encoding actin-like protein 6B, with amino-acid sequence MSGGMLYGGDEIGALVFDPGHHSLRVGYAQEDTPKAEIPAIVGVAPEEVKLEPEAKPDESNVSSNAPNYKYYIDTTYLHSPRPNMELHSYMKEGMIEDWDLFEKIMDYSYSKIIQSESQFHPVLFSESPWNLRQKREKLTELMFEKYKVPAFFLVKNAALAAFANGRATALVVDSGATHTTAVPVLDGYVLNNAVVKSPLGGDLLVLRARELLENMGIDLTPTPLIASKEIVREKEKPNYTKKKLTFQPTNSWITYMIKKTVQDFHQSVLQVSENSYDERSAANVPAVHYEFPSGYHQDFGSERFKIAEGLFEHAMLGAGYIAATSVGMCDVDIRPALYSSVVLTGGNTLVQGFSDRLSRDLSSRIPGSMRLKMIAANGTVERRFGAWVGGSILASIGTFQQMWVSMQEYQECGKTQIDRKCP; translated from the exons ATGTCTGGAGGGATGTTATATGGCGGAGATGAAATAGGTGCTTTAGTTTTTGACCCAGGGCATCATTCTTTAAGAGTAGGATACGCTCAGGAAGATACTCCGAAAGCCGAAATACCAGCTATTGTTGGTGTTGCTCCGGAAGAAGTTAAATTAGAACCAGAAGCTAAACCAGACGAAAGTAATGTTTCATCAAATGCTCCAA attataaatattatattgatacGACTTATTTACATTCCCCCAGACCAAATATGGAATTACACAGTTATATGAAAGAAGGTATGATAGAAGATTGGgatttatttgagaaaataatggATTATTCCTACAGCAaa attatcCAATCAGAATCTCAGTTTCATCCAGTTCTTTTCTCTGAATCACCGTGGAATCTACGTCAAAAAAGGGAGAAGTTAACTGAATTGATGTTTGAGAAATATAAAGTACCTGCGTtctttttagttaaaaatgCAGCTCTAGCAGCTTTCGCTAATGGTAGAGCTACTGCATTAGTTGTGGACAGCG gTGCGACTCATACAACTGCGGTTCCAGTATTAGACGGATACGTTTTGAATAATGCTGTAGTAAAATCTCCACTTGGTGGTGATCTATTAGTTTTGAGAGCTAGAGAACTATTGGAAAATATGGGAATTGATCTGACACCTACACCGCTAATAGCTAGCAAAGAAATCGtcagagaaaaagaaaaaccaaattacaCCAAAAAGAAATTAACTTTTCAACCTACCAATTCCTGGATCACGTATATGATTAAGAAAACCGTTCAAGACTTTCATCAGAGTGTATTACAG gTATCTGAAAATAGTTACGACGAAAGATCCGCTGCTAACGTTCCAGCAGTACATTACGAATTTCCATCGGGGTACCATCAAGATTTCGGTTCAGAAAGATTCAAAATAGCCGAGGGGTTGTTTGAACACGCCATGCTTGGAGCTGGTTATATAG CTGCTACGAGTGTGGGAATGTGTGACGTTGACATTAGACCAGCATTGTACAGTTCAGTGGTGCTGACGGGCGGTAATACTTTGGTACAG GGATTTAGCGATAGATTGAGTAGGGATTTGTCTTCGAGAATTCCTGGTTCAATGAGATTGAAGATGATCGCTGCGAATGGTACAGTAGAAAGGAGATTCGGAGCGTGGGTTGGAGGATCAATTTTAGCTTCGATCGGTACCTTCCAACAAATGTGGGTCTCCATGCAGGAATATCAGGAATGTGGAAAGACACAAATCGACCGAAAGTGcccttaa